GAAACAACAAAATTATAGTTATATTTTGACCTGTCCCTAATGGGTTTTATAGGTATTCCATGCCAAAGTTGAATTGTTATTTGCTTGTTTGAGACATAATCCAAATAATCAAGTATAAAATGATCCAGATAAATCTTCTTAGCCAAAGCCGTATACAAATAACCTCTCCAGCTGAAAAGTTTTACAACCGGAAGGTTGTATTTAAGGAGTTCTTTATACTGCTCTTCATTATCTGTTAAAAGAACCGCGTCTTTTTTGTTTTTTATATAATATAAATACATATGTTTTATATTCGCATCTACAAATCCCTCCGCTATAAAAATGCTTATTTTACGCTTGTATTTTATTAAATCCAATAGCTTTGATAAAACCTTTAAAAACTTCTTTTTGTTCTTATTCCTAACCTGTGCAATTTTATCTTTAGTTTTTGTTGTCAATATGTCTATATGTGTAAAGTATATATATTCTTTTTTTGAATTTAAATCAATTTTATAAATTTTATTTTTATCGGCGTATTTTTTAATTGTTTTATATATTTCGTCAAAATGATTGGGAGAAAAAATAAAAACAGCGTCAATTTCGTAATTTTTTATATCCTCAGGTTTAATTAATTTATCACCTTCTTTATACGAATCTATATAAATTTCACTATTAATATCAAACTTCTCTTTTAAATACTTTGCAAATTTTTCAGTTAAAGGTGAATACGGAGCTATTAAAACTCTTTTGCCTTTAAATTTTTCAAAACTCACAATATTTCCTTAATTCTTTTACAGCTTTTGCCGTCTATGTAATCAAAAAATTTATTCATAATTTCTTTTCTTTTTTCACCAAAATCGTCATTACCTTCTAAAATATAATTAATTTCTTTTATTAATTCATCCTGATTAAACACCTGTTTAGCGGGAGTATACTCATCATAATCAAACAAAAAACCGTTTCTTGTCGTGACATACTTCTCTTTATCATAAACAAACGAAATAATAGGTTTATCCAAGAGTAAATAATCATACAATACCGAAGAATAATCGGTAATTAAAATATCGGTATTTTTTAAAACAGGGTAAATGTCGTGTTTTGAAGGATAAA
This genomic interval from Nautilia profundicola AmH contains the following:
- a CDS encoding CDP-glycerol glycerophosphotransferase family protein; the encoded protein is MSFEKFKGKRVLIAPYSPLTEKFAKYLKEKFDINSEIYIDSYKEGDKLIKPEDIKNYEIDAVFIFSPNHFDEIYKTIKKYADKNKIYKIDLNSKKEYIYFTHIDILTTKTKDKIAQVRNKNKKKFLKVLSKLLDLIKYKRKISIFIAEGFVDANIKHMYLYYIKNKKDAVLLTDNEEQYKELLKYNLPVVKLFSWRGYLYTALAKKIYLDHFILDYLDYVSNKQITIQLWHGIPIKPIRDRSKYNYNFVVSTSNFLNKEVFKKVFNAKKYLNYGYPRNDILLNKKVNELDLILSDKQIYKQVLENKRDGKTIIIYMPTFRENGFELFPLNFKKLNEEMQKTNAVFYVKLHPYVLDKYRDSIKEENYSNVIFYNTSGDVYPILKYVDILVTDYSSIMYDFLLLNRPMIFFNYDFEEYVEARKRDLGEDLLFDYYKFTPGPKVRTQSELVEEIDNVIRGKDDFKSNREKIKNLFFDFADENSAKRIFSLEKG